In a single window of the Candidatus Celerinatantimonas neptuna genome:
- the suhB gene encoding Inositol-1-monophosphatase: MHPMLNIGIRAARNAGNIIAKAYENLDKVEIYSKGANDYVTNVDNAAEAAIIDTIQKSYPEHGIIAEESGITDGQNNDYQWVIDPLDGTTNFIKGIPHFAVSVALRIKGKTEHGVIYDPLRNELFTASRGGGAQLNGYRLRVSKLRDLNGAIIGTGFPFKQKHLTETYLKMFQSIFNECSDLRRAGSAALDLAYVAAARQDAFFELGLKPWDMAAGELIAREAGALVTDVAGNYNFMKSGNIVVANPKIIKLILGHFHEHLIDSMK, from the coding sequence ATGCATCCTATGCTCAATATAGGTATTCGTGCTGCACGTAATGCCGGGAATATTATTGCTAAAGCTTATGAAAATCTTGATAAGGTAGAAATTTACAGCAAAGGCGCAAATGACTATGTTACAAATGTTGACAACGCAGCCGAAGCAGCAATCATCGATACTATTCAAAAATCGTACCCAGAGCATGGCATAATTGCAGAAGAAAGTGGCATTACTGATGGTCAAAACAATGACTATCAATGGGTAATTGATCCACTCGACGGCACCACCAATTTTATAAAAGGCATTCCCCACTTTGCTGTATCTGTAGCCTTACGTATCAAAGGTAAAACGGAACATGGTGTTATCTATGATCCCCTTCGAAATGAATTATTTACAGCAAGCCGGGGGGGGGGCGCCCAATTAAATGGCTATCGGTTACGTGTAAGTAAACTGCGTGATCTTAATGGCGCAATTATCGGAACTGGATTTCCATTCAAACAAAAACATTTGACTGAAACATATCTCAAAATGTTTCAAAGTATATTTAACGAATGTAGCGACTTACGGCGGGCAGGGTCAGCAGCTTTGGATCTTGCATACGTTGCTGCAGCACGGCAAGACGCTTTCTTCGAATTAGGCCTCAAACCTTGGGATATGGCTGCTGGGGAACTCATTGCACGCGAGGCCGGCGCGTTAGTAACAGATGTTGCTGGAAACTATAATTTCATGAAATCAGGGAACATTGTTGTTGCTAACCCAAAAATAATCAAGCTCATATTAGGACATTTTCATGAGCACCTCATCGATTCAATGAAATAG
- a CDS encoding IS30 family transposase ISYkr1, producing MRHSRYHRRSGDRSFTTIVNGISIYERSKNIDNRKSVGHWEGDLVSGSKNTHIATLVDKKSQFTIILKLAGKDAESVHQALLATFKQMPVQYRKSLTWDRWMELAKHA from the coding sequence ATGCGTCACAGTCGATATCACCGACGCAGTGGTGACAGGAGTTTCACGACTATTGTGAATGGCATATCGATTTACGAACGATCCAAGAATATTGATAATCGTAAGTCTGTTGGCCACTGGGAGGGAGACCTCGTATCTGGCTCAAAGAACACACATATTGCCACGCTTGTAGACAAGAAATCTCAGTTTACTATTATCCTTAAATTAGCAGGTAAAGATGCGGAATCAGTACATCAAGCGCTGTTAGCAACGTTTAAACAAATGCCTGTCCAATATAGAAAATCGTTAACGTGGGATAGATGGATGGAGTTAGCTAAACATGCCTAA
- the uppP_1 gene encoding Undecaprenyl-diphosphatase, with translation MHIFQILILSIVQGMAELLPVSSSAHVIIAEKLMGLDPTTPAMTLLLVMLHTGTMFSVIVYFWKNWKKTYFLSYEQSRRNFIRIIIATCATGVVGLFLQHLIKYIVARGNPNFEIEQIFGDIRLIAVSLAVVGVFIISSSIISRRRKSSDDLSGKSAFWIGVVQGLCLPFRGFSRSGATISTGLSLGVSRQVAEEFSFALAVVLTPVVIVRELYRLFYHDTAVITPDAVMHMIAPGLLGMLFSFLAGLAAIRWLSKWLESGKWYLFGFYCLVASCVVLSIG, from the coding sequence ATGCATATTTTTCAAATTTTGATCCTGTCCATTGTTCAGGGAATGGCTGAATTATTGCCTGTATCTAGTTCTGCCCATGTCATTATTGCAGAGAAGTTAATGGGATTAGATCCTACTACCCCGGCAATGACACTTCTTTTGGTTATGCTTCATACAGGGACAATGTTTTCTGTAATTGTCTATTTTTGGAAAAATTGGAAAAAAACTTATTTTTTATCTTATGAGCAGAGTAGGCGGAATTTTATTCGGATTATTATCGCTACTTGTGCAACAGGAGTTGTCGGATTATTTTTACAGCATTTGATTAAATACATTGTTGCTCGTGGAAATCCAAATTTTGAAATTGAACAGATCTTTGGGGATATTCGATTAATAGCTGTATCACTTGCTGTTGTTGGTGTTTTTATTATTAGCTCGTCAATTATATCAAGAAGACGTAAAAGTTCAGATGATCTTTCGGGTAAATCGGCTTTTTGGATTGGTGTTGTTCAGGGATTGTGTCTGCCATTTCGTGGGTTTTCCCGTTCAGGCGCTACTATTTCAACCGGGTTGTCATTAGGTGTTTCTCGACAGGTTGCAGAAGAATTTAGCTTTGCCCTTGCCGTTGTATTAACCCCCGTTGTTATTGTTAGAGAGTTATACAGACTGTTTTACCACGATACCGCTGTAATTACGCCAGATGCTGTGATGCATATGATTGCTCCAGGCTTGTTAGGTATGCTTTTTAGTTTTTTAGCTGGATTGGCTGCGATTCGTTGGCTATCAAAGTGGCTGGAAAGTGGGAAATGGTATCTATTTGGTTTTTACTGTTTAGTTGCTTCATGTGTCGTCTTATCGATAGGGTAA